The Sebaldella sp. S0638 sequence ATAACTCCCAGAACTCTTTCTATTTTTCTTGGTGATACTCCTGCTCCCACTGCTGCTCCGCCGGCTGTAGGTGATGAAGAAGTCACATAAGGATAAGTCCCGTAATCTATATCAAGCATCAAAGCCTGCGCCCCTTCAAAAAGAACAGTTTTATTACTGTCCACAGCTTCATTGACTTCACTTACTGCATCTATAATTCTGTGTTTGATCTTCTCAGCTAATTCCACATATTTTTTATATAAACTTTCCAGTTCGAAAGTTTCTTTTCCATATCTTTCCAGCATATCATTCTTATCTTTTATATTCCATTCCAGTTTATCCTTAAATCTGTCCAGTTCCAGCAGATCTCCGGTTCTTATACCATTTCTGGCTATTTTGTCTATATAGCAGGGACCTATACCTCTCTGAGTTGTTCCGATTTTATTTTCCCCTCTTGCTTCTTCTCTTGCTTTGTCTATTTCTATATGATAAGGCATTATCAGGTGAGCCCTTTCATCTATAAATAAATGATCCAGATTTTTACCTCTTTTTTCCAGCTCTGCAATCTCTTTTAGAAGTACTTCTACATCTACTACCACTCCCGGTCCTATTATGCATTTTCCTTTTGAATTGATTATTCCAGAAGGCAAAAGCTGCAGTATAAATTTCTCATCATTAACTACCACAGTATGTCCTGCATTATTTCCGCCCTGAAATCTGACAATATAATCAGCTTTCGGCGCCAGTACATCTATTATTTTCCCTTTTCCTTCGTCTCCCCACTGCGTTCCTACTACTACATAAGTATTCATATATATTCCTCCTATTTTTTCTTTACAATTCCTACATAAGGCAGGTTTCTGTGCTTCTGAGCATAGTCTATTCC is a genomic window containing:
- a CDS encoding adenylosuccinate synthase, whose amino-acid sequence is MNTYVVVGTQWGDEGKGKIIDVLAPKADYIVRFQGGNNAGHTVVVNDEKFILQLLPSGIINSKGKCIIGPGVVVDVEVLLKEIAELEKRGKNLDHLFIDERAHLIMPYHIEIDKAREEARGENKIGTTQRGIGPCYIDKIARNGIRTGDLLELDRFKDKLEWNIKDKNDMLERYGKETFELESLYKKYVELAEKIKHRIIDAVSEVNEAVDSNKTVLFEGAQALMLDIDYGTYPYVTSSSPTAGGAAVGAGVSPRKIERVLGVMKAYTTRVGEGPFPTEEDNETGETLRKIGGEYGSNTGRPRRCGWLDLVIGKYAVMINGLTDIVLTKLDVLDSFDKVKIAVAYEIDGKRYVNYPPNLRKSKEIKVIYEEFDGWKEDISKIKNYDELPENCKKYIKFIEEFLGCSVSMVSVGPERTQNIYLKEL